TCAAGGTTCTCCGTGAACGGCTCTTTTGCCTCAATATAACCAACGATGTTTTGCCTCCCATCCCAAACCCTGAAATCAGGATTGCCTGCCTCGGTCTTCTTGGGCAATGTGGTGATATGGATATGCTTCTTGTCGGTAGAATCAGCAAAGGCCTTTAGAAGCTCCTCTAAACTTGAGTAATAGCTTTCCTCTCGGGCATCGCCTGTTTGGGCAACCTCGAATAGCCTTTTAAGATATGCTTTCAGCATCCTCACACCTTTCTACTCGAATTTTTAACCTTATCCATATTATAATATTCGAGGCTGAAAAGCCATAAGGAGCTTGAGAGATGGCTAGCTCGGGACAGAGGACGGGGATTGCTAATTTGCCTTTGCATTACGGCAAGGTGCCGCCGTGGCTTTTCGGGCGGATGTGCCAGCTTGCCCGCGAGATTACCATTGTTACGGTAACGGAGTTTGGCACTGGAGAGATGCTGCGCCGTCTTTCCGACCCCTTCTGGTTTCAGGCTTTCGGCTGCGTGCTGGGCTATGACTGGCATTCCAGCGGCGTTACCACCACCGTCTGCGGCGCCATGAAAGAAGGAATGCGAGGGCTGGAAAGAGAGCTCGGCTTATTTGTCGCCGGGGGCAAGGGCAGGACTTCACGAAAGACCCCTGCCGAGATAGAAAACACCGGGCATCTGCTAAAGGTAAATCCATCGTCCCTGGTCTACGCCAGCCGCATGTCAGCCAAGGTAGATAGTTCCGCACTTCAGGACGGCTACCAGCTCTATCACCACAGCTTCTTCTTTACCAAAGATGGCTCCTGGGCAGTCATTCAGCAAGGTATGAATGAGGTCAACCGCTATGCGCGCCGCTATCACTGGCTGGGAGAGAAAGTCGTTGACTTTGTCTGCGAGCCCGAGGCTGCTATTTGTTCCCAGGCCAGAGGCGAGGCATTGAATCTGGTGGCTCTGGAGAGCGCAAAGGTGAGGGGTGTCATTGCCCAGGTTGCTGCCGAAGAGAAGCCAGATAAAATCGTAGGCCAGCTAAACAGGCTAAAGACCTTAAACTTGCCTCAGCGACCTTACATCAGCCTGGAAGATATTCACCCCGACAGGCTGGGCAAGATTTTCCTCACCGCTTATGAACATAAGCCCG
This DNA window, taken from bacterium, encodes the following:
- a CDS encoding DUF763 domain-containing protein, producing MASSGQRTGIANLPLHYGKVPPWLFGRMCQLAREITIVTVTEFGTGEMLRRLSDPFWFQAFGCVLGYDWHSSGVTTTVCGAMKEGMRGLERELGLFVAGGKGRTSRKTPAEIENTGHLLKVNPSSLVYASRMSAKVDSSALQDGYQLYHHSFFFTKDGSWAVIQQGMNEVNRYARRYHWLGEKVVDFVCEPEAAICSQARGEALNLVALESAKVRGVIAQVAAEEKPDKIVGQLNRLKTLNLPQRPYISLEDIHPDRLGKIFLTAYEHKPENFESLLALKGVGPKTLRALSLISELVYETPVSLRDPASYSFAHGGKDGHPYPVDRKTYDSSIQFLARAVEKAKIGDKEKLEAFR